Part of the Alkalilimnicola sp. S0819 genome, AGATCAGAGAAGCTCGACTGCATCGACCACGTACTCACTCTCAACCGGGGAGGGCCGACATTGTCTCAAGCCACAGCCACCGACGGAACGGCTGCCCCCGAATAAATCAGCGTTTCCTTAGGGCGGTGAGCCTGGCCGGTTGCCACCGACAGCGCCCACTGTTTCGTTTTTGTTCTCTGGAACCTACCGCAGCGTGCCGGGCTCTGTCAGTTCCGATTCCATTCGCTCTTTCATCAGGGCGAGGTGTACGGGCCGCCAACGGGTGCTGAGCACTTCCCCGAACAGGACACCGGCTTTACGTGTTCTTCGCTCGTCGGCGGCCCGGGTTCGGAGGAGGGCGCTTGTACCGCTACCGCCGAGCTTGGAAAGCCCGCAGTGCGTGGAAGAGCATCCGCCCCGACCGCGCTTCACCGAAGCAGGCTGCGCCTTTTCGAGCGCCAAGGCCTGAGCGGCTGCCGTGATGCCCCTTTCTCGCGCTAACGGCTAGCGGTAAGCCGCAGGAAAAACGCGCAGCGTTTTTGCTGTCGGCTTCACCGCTTTGTTAGCGCAAGTTGTTGTTTTCATGGCAGTGGGCCTGGCCGGATACCACCGACAGCGCCTGCTTTCTCATCTTGTTCTCTGGAACCTACCGCAGCGCGCCGTGCTTCGCCAGCGTTGGCTCCGTTCGTTCTTTTATCACGGCGCCGTGTTCGGGCCACGATGGGGCACTGAGCATTTGCACGGACAGAACCCCAACCTTGTGTGTTCTTCGTTCTTCAGCAGCGCCCCCTGGGGGGAGGGCGAGAGCAGCGCCTACCGCCGGGCCGATAAAACTCAGTGTGCTTCAGCGATCCGCTGCCCCGTGCCTTCACCAGCGCCGGTTTTGCCGTTTCAACCGCGAAGGTTTCTGCGGCTGCTGTGATGCCCCATTTCTCGCGCTAACGGCTAGCGGTAAGCCGCGGGAAAAACGCGCAGCGTTTTTGCTGTCGGCTTCACCGCTTTGTTAGCGCAATGTGTTGTTTTACTGGCAGTGAGCGAGGCCGGATACCACCGGCAGCGCCTGCTTTTTCATCTTATTCTTTGGAACCTACCGCAGCGCGCCGTGCTTCGCCAGCGCTAGCTCCGTTCGTTCTTTTATCTGGGCGGCGTGTTCGGGCCACGATGGGGCGCTGAGCATTTGCCCGGCTAGAACCCCGACCCTCTGGGTTCTTTTTCTTCTGCGGCCCATTCTCGGAGGAGGGCGCGAGCAGCGCCTACCGCCGGGCCGGCAAAACCAAATTGCTTCCGCTGTCCCGCGCCTTCGCCAGCGCCGGCTTTGCCGTTTTAATCGCGGAGGTTTCCGCGGCTGCTGTGATGCCCCATTTCTAGCGCTAACGGCTAGCGGTAAGCCGCAGGAAAAACGCGCAGCGTTTTTGCTGTCGGCTTCACCGCTTTGTTAGCACGGTGATGAGCGTGACTACGCCACGTGCACCACCATGCGGCTAATTCTTGTTTCTTTCACTCCGGCCGGGCAGAACCACTGCCGTGCTGGGGGCCAACTTACCCCGACGCGGCACCGCCGTGCCAGTGGGCAGGGCAGTGAAGGTGGCATTCGTGGCCGCAACCACCCGTGGGAGCAGCCCATGCCGAACACGCCCCTGGGTGGTCGGCTCGTAACCCCAATGAGCGGAACCACGACAGTGTTGGGGCCCGTCCTATGGGCGCCAACGGGGCTGTTCCCACTGAGGCCGCGCCTTCACAGAATGAACCGAGGGCGGGAAGAACCACCCTTTGTGGCACGGCCTGAGCCGTTCCTGATGCGTTTGGCGGCGACCTTCTTCGAGGCTGGCACGGATCGACGTGCTGACCGCCGAGATTGCGAACCCCAACTTTCTCCCCTGGGGCCTGCACCCGCTAACGTGCGGTTAAGCCGCGACGAAGTCGTCGGCTTGAACCGCGTGTTAGAACCGGTGGGGTTCCGCGAGCTGAGTGCGGGCCACCGACCCTTCTTGTTCTTTTCCTTCATCGAGAACGCTAAACATTGATGACTCGGACAGCGCCACCGCCGCCTACTGCTCAGACCATTTCACCACTTTACCGTCCCTGAGAGTGACTCGATAGGTCCGAGGCCAGTCCGAGATAGCGTGCTCCATTTTCTTAAAGATCAGGTACACCTCGTCTTTGTCCCCGTCGGCTTGTACGGCGGCAGGCGAGCCTAGGATTTCCACGACTTCTGCTCTCGACATACCGAGGGAGAGATCGTCAAACTCGGCGGCGGTTCCGTAGATCATGGCTTGGCACCCACTGAGCGCCAATACCAATACGATTAGGGTTTTTCGGAACATTTTCCCCTCGCGGAACTGACTCTAACGTTTGGGTTGAGCGGCGGCGCCGGCTTTGCGGCGACGTCCGCTCGAACCCATGGTTAGGCTCGTCTTCCTTGGATTGTTGCCATTGGCAGCTGAGATATTCTCCTGGCCGGGCGATGCCGAGAACGAGGCGACTCCTCTACTGGATATCCTGCGTCTAGCGAGGGGTCCGAGTGTGGCCTACTGAAAGGATCCATCGCTCGACCGCCTCATAGACCGATTCAAGCCCGGGTTCTAGTTGCGAGAGCGCGGCAGTTTCTGCTTCTTTCCTATTTCCGTAATCCCAAGCCTTAATCACGAGCGACCCTTCCTTCATCTCGATCCAGATTTGATATGAGGTGCCCTGATCGTCTACAACCGCTATGGACCTAACTTCAAAACCCAGATGTTCCGATGCAACATGGAGTCCATGACGCGCACAGAAGGATTTTAAAGATTCATCTACTTCTGCTGGGAACATTTGCCTCTCTTAATGCCTAACAGTGAGTAGGCGGATATCCACATCTGCTGAAGCCAGCATCCCTGGATAAACCACCATATACCCCTATCAAGCCTCACTATATGTATATCGCTCTCACCTGTCTTCCCTGGCCTCAAATCTCACCACGCGCGGCCACAGTTTGAAGGCTCGAACGGCGTCCACGTTGACTTCCCACAGCTTCTCCTTCGGCCGCCATCGGGCACCGCACGCCCGCATCGTCTCGCGCAGGTCGAATTCCTCGTACTGGACACGGACCAGAGCCGGCCCTTCAGGGAACTCAGCGCCGCGGCCCCGGCGCCACTGCGGGCCTTCGGACCACAACTGTTCGTCTACGATCAGCTCGACTGTCTTGAAACGGCGCTCCCGCTGTCGGTCGTACCGATAACGGACGCAAACCAGCCTTTCCCCGAAATGCTCCGAAAGCCGTTTCGTGCCCGGGGCGCCCGGGCGGAGGGTCAGCTTCACATCCATGTGAGCCTCTATCCTGGTGAGTGGTCGTCAAGCAATGGGGCTTGCTTCAGTCTTTCATCAAGCCGCTTTTTCCGCGAGCGCGTGGATTGTCTCCACGGTGGCAAAGAACCCGCTGCGCCGATTGGGGCTCAGGTTCTGCTCCAGCCCCAGTTGGCGGAAGATATCCTCGATATCGATCCGCTTGATCTCCTCCGCGGTATGCCCGGAGTAGGTGAGCAGCAGGATCGCCAACAGCCCCTTGACGATGAAGCTGTCGCTGTCGGCCCGCAGCTCGATGCGCGGCGGCTCGCCGGGGAGGCTGTTACACAGTAGCCACACCTGGCTGGTGCAGCCTTCCACCCGGTTTTCCTCGGTTTTGGCTTCTTCGGGGAAGTCGGGCAGGTTACGCCCCAGGTCGATGAGCACCCGATACCGGTCTTCCCAGTTGGTGATCAACTCGAAGTTCTCTAGCAGTTCGTCGATGGTCATGCTGGTACCGCTGGCTTTGCAGGCCGGGCATTGTGCACGGCCGCAGGTGGAGCTGAAAAGACCGTCAGCGTTTACGGCGGCCGATCTTCAGGCCCACCGAGCCCGCCTCGCCCCGTTCCAGGGCGCGAATGATGAGCTCGAAATGGGCGAGCCGTATCCGATCGCCTACTACCAGGCCGCGGGCGTAGCGCCGGCGGAACAGGTCGGCCACGGTTTCCCGGGCGCTTACGCCCTTGGACAAGACGATGCCGTAAGCGTCCGCCAGATCGCCCAGGCGGGCCTGTCCGTCGATGACGAAATCACCGAAAAAGCGTTGCTGGGCGCTGCTTCGCTCCATGCTGTCGGGCCCGCCGAACAGCGCCTCCACTTCGCCCAGCCCGTCGGCGGGGGCGAGCAGGTAGACCAGGTCGCGGGCTTGCAGCTGCACATGGTCCACGTCCTGCACCGGCTGCTCGTCGCGGATCACCGCCAGCACCCGCCCGCCGCTGGGCAGCAGCAGTTGATGCGGCGTCAGCTCCTCGGCGCCGGCGCCTTCCGGCAGGCGGTAGACCACCACTTCCATGTCTTCCAGCCCCGGCGCGTCGAATTCCGCCAGCCGCTTGCCGCTGCGGTTGCTGGGGATTTCCACCTTCATCCAGCGGGCCACCGGGGCGACGGTCCAGCCCTGCAGCAGCAGTGAAACCAGCACCACGAAGAAGGCGATGTTGAAGTGGATGCGGGCGTCGGTAACCCCCAGCAGCAGCGGGTAGAGCCCCAGCACGATGGGCACCGCGCCGCGCAGCCCCACCCAGCAGATGAACAGCCGCTCGCGCCAGGCGAAACGGAAGGGGAGCAGCCCGATGAGTACGGCCAGCGGCCGAGCGATGAACACCAGCACCAGGGCGATGAGTAGCGCCTGGGGCGCGATGGGCATGAGTTCGTGGGGCACGACCAGCAGGCCCAGAATCAGGAACAGGCCGATCTGCGAGAGCCAGGCCATGCCGTCGTGGAAGCGGCGGATGTCGCCCCGGGCGGTGCGCATTTTGTGCCCGGCGATGATGCCGCCGAGGAAGGTGGCGAGAAAGCCGCTGGCGTCCACCACGGCGGCGGCGCCGTAAATGGTCAGGCCCCCGGCCAGGGCGAGCAGGGGGTAGAGCGAGGAGGCGAGCCGCAGGCGGTTGACGATGAAGGTCAGCAACAGCCCGCCGGCAATGCCGATGGCGCCACCCACGCCCATCTGCCAGGCGAATTCCAGCAACAGAGCGGTGTTGGGTTCGACCTCGCCGGCGATCAGCTCGATGAGCACGATGGTGAGGAACACCGCCATGGGGTCGTTGCTGCCGGATTCCAGCTCCAGGGTGGAGCGCACCCGGTCGTTCAGGTGCAGACCATGGGCGTTGAGCATGTAGAACACGGCCGCGGCGTCGGTGGAGCCGACGATGGCGCCGATCAGCAGGCCGTGCAGCAGCGGCAGCTGGAACAGCCAGGCGGCGGCGACGCCGGTGATGGCCGAGGTGATGATCACGCCCAGGGTGGCGAGGCTGAGCGCGGGTTTGAGCCCCGCGCGGAAGCTGTCCATCTGGGTGCGCAGGCCGCCGTCGAACAGAATCACGGCCAGCGCCAGGCTCGCCAGCAGGTGCGCGGACCGCACGTCGTCGTAACGGATGCCCAGCAGACCGTCCTCGCCCACCAGCATGCCGATGATCAGGAAGACCAGCAGCAACGGCGCGCCCATGCGGTCGGTTACTCGGCTGGCCAGGATGCTGAACATGAGCAGCAGCCCTATGGCGAGGATCATCTGGCTGGCAAACAGCATGAGGGCTTATAGACGCTCGAGGATCGCGGGAGGATGCCCGGCAGTTTACCGGGCGGGGCCGGTGTTGTCAGCGCGGACGCCGGGGCCCGCGCGGCCTCAGGGGGCGTCGGCGAGGACGATTTCCAGCCGCTGGTTCTGCCGAGCCACCTGGTTCCAAAGGCCGGCGTTGCCGTTGTCTGGGTAGCCCAGCAGGGGCTCGGCGTCGCCCACCGGGACAATCTGCAGGCTCAGGGCGCCCTTGTTCAGCGGCGCGTTGGAGGCGAGGAAGTTGGCAAAGCCCACGGTCTGACGGGCGGCGCGCTGGCGGGCGTCGCTGTAGCCGAGCTGGTTGCAGGCCTCCAGGGGAGCCTCGGGGGGGGCGAGGCGCAGGCGTTCGTCATCGTCGCGCTGCAGGCAGAAGCGGCCGCTGTGTACCCGCAGCTGCACCCTGCCCTGGTAGCCGGCGGCTTCCAGGCGGGCGAGCAGCTCGTCCAGAAAACGCGCCCGCTCGCCGTTCAGGGCAACGGCGTCGTAGTCGTAGCCGGTGTCCTGGCGCAGGGCCCAGTCCAGGGTGCCCAGCAGCAGACGGCGTTGGGCTGCGCTGCTCTGTTCGCTGGCCTGCTGGCGGTTTTGCCGTTCGGCGGCTTGTTGCAGGCTGGCCCGGGCTCGGTCCAGCGGGGCCTGGGCCGTGGTGTCGGTGGGGGCTTGCGCCGGGCTGCCCTCGCGCAGGCCCTGGGAGCCGATCAGCAGGCCGATCAGCAAGCCGACCAGGGCCAGCGCCGCGGCCCAGGGCCAGATGCGCCGGGGCGGGGCGTTGTATTCGTGGACGCCGGTGCCTTCG contains:
- a CDS encoding response regulator produces the protein MAQKRVLIVDDSRSARLILQRKLDKLGVGADCAASGEEALAWLERHRPDALFLDHMMPGLDGFEVLRRLKAQPDTADIPVYMYTSRDDEDYLRAARALGAEGVLDKQLRAAALQQALETLNLLGASDGPETIPEPAPGENLEQLANLSHQLVDEIARNAVEESLARVVDERLTQLRSHLRRDLQTGHEALVERLLAQLRPGSEGTGVHEYNAPPRRIWPWAAALALVGLLIGLLIGSQGLREGSPAQAPTDTTAQAPLDRARASLQQAAERQNRQQASEQSSAAQRRLLLGTLDWALRQDTGYDYDAVALNGERARFLDELLARLEAAGYQGRVQLRVHSGRFCLQRDDDERLRLAPPEAPLEACNQLGYSDARQRAARQTVGFANFLASNAPLNKGALSLQIVPVGDAEPLLGYPDNGNAGLWNQVARQNQRLEIVLADAP
- the bamE gene encoding outer membrane protein assembly factor BamE; the protein is MIYGTAAEFDDLSLGMSRAEVVEILGSPAAVQADGDKDEVYLIFKKMEHAISDWPRTYRVTLRDGKVVKWSEQ
- a CDS encoding potassium/proton antiporter; the encoded protein is MLFASQMILAIGLLLMFSILASRVTDRMGAPLLLVFLIIGMLVGEDGLLGIRYDDVRSAHLLASLALAVILFDGGLRTQMDSFRAGLKPALSLATLGVIITSAITGVAAAWLFQLPLLHGLLIGAIVGSTDAAAVFYMLNAHGLHLNDRVRSTLELESGSNDPMAVFLTIVLIELIAGEVEPNTALLLEFAWQMGVGGAIGIAGGLLLTFIVNRLRLASSLYPLLALAGGLTIYGAAAVVDASGFLATFLGGIIAGHKMRTARGDIRRFHDGMAWLSQIGLFLILGLLVVPHELMPIAPQALLIALVLVFIARPLAVLIGLLPFRFAWRERLFICWVGLRGAVPIVLGLYPLLLGVTDARIHFNIAFFVVLVSLLLQGWTVAPVARWMKVEIPSNRSGKRLAEFDAPGLEDMEVVVYRLPEGAGAEELTPHQLLLPSGGRVLAVIRDEQPVQDVDHVQLQARDLVYLLAPADGLGEVEALFGGPDSMERSSAQQRFFGDFVIDGQARLGDLADAYGIVLSKGVSARETVADLFRRRYARGLVVGDRIRLAHFELIIRALERGEAGSVGLKIGRRKR
- a CDS encoding SufE family protein, whose product is MTIDELLENFELITNWEDRYRVLIDLGRNLPDFPEEAKTEENRVEGCTSQVWLLCNSLPGEPPRIELRADSDSFIVKGLLAILLLTYSGHTAEEIKRIDIEDIFRQLGLEQNLSPNRRSGFFATVETIHALAEKAA